DNA sequence from the Nocardia fluminea genome:
CCCTGTCGTTGTTCACCGCCCCGCCACGAGCGCAGGCGTGGAGCTGGCCGGCCAGCGGCTCGATCGCCGGCTCCGGCGACGGGGTCGATCCGATGACCGTGTGGGATCCGGCAGCCGACCAGGTCATAGCCGAGATACTCGAGAGCGGCCAGGTGCCCGCGATCAACAAGATCCTGGCGACCTGGACCACCAACAACCAGCCCACGCCGTCGGGCCTGCCCCCGAATCTGACCGCCTTCATCGAGCAGGCGCGCCAGCTGCCGGCCTGGATCGATCAGTCGAAACTGACTGCGGCGGACGACTTCAACTCCAAGCAGGGCCCGTTCATCGGCACCGCCTACGGGTTCGGGGCCGGCCTGTTGGCGACCGTGATCCCGCACGAGTCACGCGCCGTGTACTACTCCAACGGCGGCGGTGATCTCCAGGATCGCATCGCCAAGACCGCCAAGCTCGGCTACGACCTCATGGCCCAGCAGCCGTTCGCGCCCAACGGTCATCTGATCGTGACCTGCGTCAAGACGCGCATGGTGCACGCGGCGGTGCGGCACCTGCTGCCCAAATCGGGGCCGTGGCTGCAGGTGGCGACCGAGTCTCCCAAGATTCCGATCAGTCAGAACGACATCCTGGTCACCTGGCACAGCCTACCGACCACCATCATGCAGAAGCTGAAGGCCTGGAAGGTACCCATCACCGACGCCCACTCGGCCGGCTTGCTGCACTCGTGGCAGGTGACCGCGCACCTGCTCGGCGTACAGGACCAGTACATCCCCGCGACGTGGGACTCCGCGAACGCTCAATCCAAGCAGGTGCTGGACCCGGTTCTGGGCCCCACGCCCGAGGGCACCAAGATCGCCGACCACCTCCTCACCATCGGGCCGGTACTGGCTGCTACCAGCTTTATCACCAAGCCGATGCTCGCCTCGTTCACCAAGTTCGTACTCGGTGCCCAGGTCGCCAAATGGCTCAATCTGAAGACCGACGGGATCTGGGACGGCATCTTCGCGACGTTGTGGGGGCCGTTCGTCCAGCTCTACCAACTCGGCAGGATCGTCCCTGGTGTCGACGCGATCTACTTCCAATTGACCGAGTTCATCAAGGTAGTCGCGCTGTTGTACCTCAATAGCGGCGGTCTCAAACTGGAGCTCCCCATCCCCACCACCAACAACCCGTCGATCACTGGCACACCGCCCGTCACCACCACCCCCTACGTTACGACGACCACGACACCGCCCACTGCGACACCGCCCACTACGACAGCACCCGCGACGACGACACCTCACAGCTAGCCTGGCCCAGTCACGCCAATTGAGCTGTTGTAGTCCTCGAATGGCGAAAGGCGCTCTGAACTGGGATGATTCGGCTTGTTGAAGGTTGGATCAGCAGTTCGAGGAGCGCCTTTCTGGTGAGAAAG
Encoded proteins:
- a CDS encoding oxygenase MpaB family protein; the encoded protein is MDNLNRRDALKAGGMLAGIGALSLSLFTAPPRAQAWSWPASGSIAGSGDGVDPMTVWDPAADQVIAEILESGQVPAINKILATWTTNNQPTPSGLPPNLTAFIEQARQLPAWIDQSKLTAADDFNSKQGPFIGTAYGFGAGLLATVIPHESRAVYYSNGGGDLQDRIAKTAKLGYDLMAQQPFAPNGHLIVTCVKTRMVHAAVRHLLPKSGPWLQVATESPKIPISQNDILVTWHSLPTTIMQKLKAWKVPITDAHSAGLLHSWQVTAHLLGVQDQYIPATWDSANAQSKQVLDPVLGPTPEGTKIADHLLTIGPVLAATSFITKPMLASFTKFVLGAQVAKWLNLKTDGIWDGIFATLWGPFVQLYQLGRIVPGVDAIYFQLTEFIKVVALLYLNSGGLKLELPIPTTNNPSITGTPPVTTTPYVTTTTTPPTATPPTTTAPATTTPHS